The Methanobrevibacter arboriphilus JCM 13429 = DSM 1125 nucleotide sequence GGTAAAAGTAAAGCTGATGCTGTTTTTATAGCTACTTGTTTTAGATGTGCAGAAGGAGCATTAGTCAGAAATGAAGTAAGGAGATTTATTCAGGCAAATACTAGGATTCCTGTTGTAACTTACTCATTCACTGAAAGAACAAAAGCAGATGAATTATTTATCCGTATGGAAGCATTAACAACATCTGTTGCAAGAAGAAGTATTTTAGCTCGTGAAAAACAAGAAGGATTAACTTTGGGTGTTGATTCTGGTTCTACTACTACAAAAGTTGTTTTAATGGAAAATAATAAAGTCATTGGAACTGGTTGGACTCCAACTAAGGATATTATGGAATCTGTGTATAGTGCTGCTGATGAAGCTTTTGAAGGTACTGGTTATACTCTTGATGATGTTGAAGGTATTGGAACTACTGGTTATGGTCGTCTCACAATTGGAAAAAATATGAAAGCTGAGTTAGTCCAGGAAGAATTGTCTGTAAATGCCAAAGGAGCAGTTTATCTTGCAGATCATCAAAAAGGAGATGCAACAGTATTAGATATTGGTGGAATGGATAATAAAGTTATTACTGTTAATGATGGAATTCCAGATAATTTTACTATGGGTGGTATTTGTGCAGGTGCTTCTGGAAGGTTTTTAGAGATGACTGCTCGTCGTTTAGATGTTGATATTACTGAACTTGGTCCATTAGCTATGAAAGGGGATTATAAAAAAGCTATGTTAAATAGTTATTGTATTGTATTTGGTATTCAAGATTTAGTCACTACTCTTGCTGCTGGAGGTTCTAAAGCTGATGTTGCTGCAGCTGCATGTCGTTCTGTTTCTGAACAGGTTTATGAACAACAATTACAAGAAATTGATATTAGGGAACCTTTGATTCAAGTTGGAGGAACTTCTCTTATCTCTGGACTTGTTAAAGCTGTTAGTGAAACTCTTGGTGGTATTGATGTTATAGTTCCTGAGTATTCTCAACATATTGGTGCTGTTGGTTCTGCACTTTTAGTTTCTGGAATGGGTAAACGTCAAGAGAATAAATAAAATGATATTTAGATAATTTAAATAATAGTTAGATATATTTAGATAATATTTAGATATATAAATTATATTTAGATAATTTAGATAATTTAGATAATATTTAGATAATATTTAGATAATATTTGTATATAAATGATATTTCAATAATATTTATATGAATTCTTTAGGTGAATTTTATGCTTGTTGAGTCTACAGATGTAGAGGGTGCAAAAGTCTATGAGATGATAATAAAACAAATCTTTCAAGACCTTCAACTTTCTCCTTCTGTTAAAGATATGAGAGTTTTTGTTGATCCTAAGGAGGTTGTATTTATTTTAGCTATTAAAATGGATAAAACCTCTAATTTTACTATTTTAGGTGATGTGACCTCTATTGAATATGATAAAGAATCAAATAAGACTATAATTAGAGTAAAAGATGAAAATTATCTCCCAAATATTTTAAAAAAATTATGGCTTGAAAAAGGAAGGGAAAATGTTCATCAGCCAGATCGATTTAGTTTTATTCTTGAAGGTAAAGACGATAATTTAAATAATCTTGTTATTGATGATCCTTATGAAAATTTAAAAAAGAGGGTTTATGATGCAATATTTAGAATAATTCCAGAAGGATTTAGAATAATTAGAGATATTTCAAAAGATGATGTTATTGCTATTGTTTGTACTGATGAGTTAATTAAAGATGAATGGTTAGATAAAGGCTTAAAATATGTTGAAGAGTTAACATATTCCTAAAATATCAGTTATAATACATTATTTTTATAATACATCATATCCCCTTTATAATACATTATTTTATAAAAATTTTCATTAAAAACTACTTATAATATTTATTTTGTTCGTCTTAATTATAACAAAATTTAATAGGTAGTTACAACATATATATTAATAGTTTTAAATAGATATTATTTATATAATATAGTTTCATTATAATTTAATTATTATAAAATTATTAAATCTATTAGAATTATTTAATTAAGAGAGATTTGTTAGAGTATTGAGAGATATTTTTTTATAGTTATTTAATTAAGAGAGTTATTGAATATAGAATTAAATATAATAAAATTATAAAATTATATAATAAAATTAAATTAATAATTATATAATAAAATGAGATATAAGATTTAATATATAGAATTTTATCATTATTAATCTGTTATAAGGTGACATTATGGAAGAACTTAAAGGTAGTCGTTTTGCTCATGTAACTAAGGCTCATCCTTGTTTTAATGAGAAAATGCATGATAAGGTAGGCAGGGCTCATGTTCCTATTGCTCCTAAATGTAATATTTATTGTAATTTTTGTACAAGAGACATCAACCAAGATGAAAACAGACCAGGTGTTGCTTCTTGTGTTATGAATACAGATGATGCAATAGAACATGTTGAAAATGTGACTAAAGAAGGACCAATTGCTGTGGTTGGTGTAGCTGGACCTGGAGATTCATTAGCTAATGAAGCT carries:
- a CDS encoding methanogenesis marker 17 protein, with protein sequence MLVESTDVEGAKVYEMIIKQIFQDLQLSPSVKDMRVFVDPKEVVFILAIKMDKTSNFTILGDVTSIEYDKESNKTIIRVKDENYLPNILKKLWLEKGRENVHQPDRFSFILEGKDDNLNNLVIDDPYENLKKRVYDAIFRIIPEGFRIIRDISKDDVIAIVCTDELIKDEWLDKGLKYVEELTYS
- a CDS encoding methanogenesis marker 15 protein; protein product: MVKIALISCGTEYSGIQKEIEKAATTFGSEIVIPEIDLDYIDEAYKKFGFSAESSSLKLMIARAMSIVEGKSKADAVFIATCFRCAEGALVRNEVRRFIQANTRIPVVTYSFTERTKADELFIRMEALTTSVARRSILAREKQEGLTLGVDSGSTTTKVVLMENNKVIGTGWTPTKDIMESVYSAADEAFEGTGYTLDDVEGIGTTGYGRLTIGKNMKAELVQEELSVNAKGAVYLADHQKGDATVLDIGGMDNKVITVNDGIPDNFTMGGICAGASGRFLEMTARRLDVDITELGPLAMKGDYKKAMLNSYCIVFGIQDLVTTLAAGGSKADVAAAACRSVSEQVYEQQLQEIDIREPLIQVGGTSLISGLVKAVSETLGGIDVIVPEYSQHIGAVGSALLVSGMGKRQENK